In Vulpes lagopus strain Blue_001 chromosome 4, ASM1834538v1, whole genome shotgun sequence, the DNA window TCAGAAATGCCCGAAGGGGAAGGTATCCCGCAGTGCGACTGGGAAAGTGACCGTGAGAGAGACTGTGGCTCCAGGGGGCCCCAGGCAAAGGCCCCATGTGAGGATGGCCGGGAGGTCCCCACCCAGGGCAGGGAGGTCGGGCAGCTCATCGGCCTTCAGGGCACCTACCTGGGTGAGAAGCCCTATGAGTGCCCCCAGTGTGGGAAAACCTTCAGCCGGAAGTCCCACCTGATCACACACGAGCGGACCCACACAGGAGAGAAATACTACAAATGCAACGAATGTGGGAAAAGCTTCAGTGACGGCTCCAACTTCAGTAGACACCAAACCacccacacaggagagaaaccctacaAATGCAGGGACTGTGGGAAAAGCTTTAGCCGGAGTGCAAACCTCATCACCCACCAGCGGATCCACACAGGAGAAAAGCCTTTTCAGTGTGCCGAGTGCGGCAAAAGTTTCAGCAGGAGCCCCAACCTCATTGCTCACCAGCGAACCCACACAGGGGAGAAGCCCTACTCATGCCCTGAGTGTGGAAAGAGTTTTGGCAACCGGTCCAGCCTTAACACACACCAGGGCATCCACACGGGCGAGAAGCCTTATGAGTGTAAGGAGTGTGGTGAGAGCTTCAGCTACAACTCCAATCTGATCCGGCACCAGAGGATCCACACGGGGGAGAAGCCATACGAGTGCCCTGACTGCAGGCAGAGGTTCAGCCAGAGCTCAGCACTCATCACGCACCGGAGGACACACACCGGGGAGAAGCCCTACCAGTGTGCGGAGTGCGGCAAGAGCTTCAGCCGCAGCTCCAACCTGGCCACGCACAGGAGGACGCATCTGGTGGAGAAGCCCTACAAGTGCGGCGAGTGCGGCAAGAGCTTCAGCCAGAGCTCTAGCTTGATCGCCCACCAGGGGGCGCACACTGGCGAAAAGCCCTATGAGTGCCTGACTTGTGGGGAGAGCTTCAGCTGGAGCTCCAACCTCGTCAAGCACCAGCGAGTGCACACTGGCGAGAAGCCCTACCAATGCGGGGAGTGTGGCAAGAGCTTCAGCCAGCGCTCCCAGCTTGTGGTGCACCAGCGCACCCACACGGGCGAGAAGCCCTATGAGTGTCTCATGTGCGGCAAGAGCTTTAGCCGGGGCTCCATCTTGGTCATGCACCAGCGTGCCCACTTGGGGGACAAGCCATACCGGTGCCCCGAGTGCGGGAAGGGCTTCAGCTGGAATTCTGTT includes these proteins:
- the ZSCAN2 gene encoding zinc finger and SCAN domain-containing protein 2 gives rise to the protein MMAAEGPRVTTPLSPMVQVPQEEDEQEEVTTMILEDDSWVQEAVLQEDGPESEPFPQSAGKGSPHGEAAAGPQGALGRLRELCRRWLRPEVHTKEQMLTVLPREIQAWLQEHRPESSEEAVALVEDLTQTLRDGDFEIQSDNGENSNQDLFEDAESREMFSEMPEGEGIPQCDWESDRERDCGSRGPQAKAPCEDGREVPTQGREVGQLIGLQGTYLGEKPYECPQCGKTFSRKSHLITHERTHTGEKYYKCNECGKSFSDGSNFSRHQTTHTGEKPYKCRDCGKSFSRSANLITHQRIHTGEKPFQCAECGKSFSRSPNLIAHQRTHTGEKPYSCPECGKSFGNRSSLNTHQGIHTGEKPYECKECGESFSYNSNLIRHQRIHTGEKPYECPDCRQRFSQSSALITHRRTHTGEKPYQCAECGKSFSRSSNLATHRRTHLVEKPYKCGECGKSFSQSSSLIAHQGAHTGEKPYECLTCGESFSWSSNLVKHQRVHTGEKPYQCGECGKSFSQRSQLVVHQRTHTGEKPYECLMCGKSFSRGSILVMHQRAHLGDKPYRCPECGKGFSWNSVLIIHQRIHTGEKPYKCPECGKGFSNSSNFITHQRTHMKEKGEKPYKCPECGKGFSDPSNLPAHQRVHTGEKPYKCGECWKSFNQSSSLTLHQRVHTGEKPHKCTKCEKSFTSISHFSAHQRTHTAEKPYQCPECGKRFSKSSTLTSHQRIHTGEKPYECLECRKSFSDRSNLITHWRIHTGERPYRCGECGKSFNQSSSLIIHQRIHTGEKPYECAECGRRFNNSSHFSAHRRTHMAETQNVVGASLKQQV